GTCTCGCTCCCGCTCTCGGCGATCCCCGCGTCGTGCCGGGCCGGGACCACGTCGCCGGCCGCGATCCCGGCGGGGTCGCCGCCGCAGGCGGCGAGGGCGGGCGCGAGCAGGAGCAGGCCGAGCACGCTCGCTGAGCGTCGACGAGGGAGCATGGGCCCCATTGTGGTGGCTGGCGTCATCCGGTGGGTGCCGGACTCGGATCTGGGACGTCGGGCACGGGCCACTCGGCCGGGCGCGGCACCGCCCGGACCGACCGGGCCAGGGTGGGCACCAGGGCGACGACGGCGGTCAGTGCGCCGAGCGCGAGGACGGCGTCCCGGCCGCCGCCGAGCGTGAGCAGGGCGCCGGCCAGCGCGGGGGCGACCGGGATGGTCAGCATGGACGCGACCTGCATCGTCGCCTGCATCCGCCCGGCCAGTTCGGGCGGCGTGATCAGCAGCCGGTAGGAGCCGAGGGCCGCGTTGCCGGCCGGGTTGAGGAAGATGCCGACGGAGGAGGCGAGGGCGAGCGCCGTCGGGTGGTTCCACAGCGCGAGCGGCACGGCGAGCGGCACGAAGCTCCAGGCCCCCAGCAGCACCAGCGCCCCGGTCGGGAGGCGTTCGATGAGCGCGGGCGCGGCGAGGGCGCCCAGGATGCCGGAGGCCCCGACCGCCGTCTCGGCCAGCCCGATCTGCCAGGCCGGGAACCCGGCCTCGACCAGGCGCAGCAGGGCGACGAAGAAGAGCGCGTTGACGACCAGGTTGGCGGCCGGTGACCAGCACAGCAGGATCCGCAGGAAGCGGTGCGTCCACAGGAACCGCAGGCCCTCGCCGAGGTCGTGCAGGGGACGGCTCCGGGCAGCGCTGCTCGGCCGCGGCTCGGGTGACAGGTCGGTGCGGACCCGGCCGAGCAGGGCCCAGCCGAGGGCGTAGGTGAGGGCGTCGGCGGCGAACGGTGCCCAGCGGGCGACGCCGTACAGCGCGCCGCCCAGTGGCCCCCCGAGCAGGCTGGCGATGTGCTGGCGGGCCTGCTGCTGGCTGAGCGCGGTCGGCAGGTCCCCGCGCGCGACGACCCGGCGGACCGCCGAGTTCTCCGCCGGCGTGAACAGGCCGGCGACCACGCCGCTGGTGACCGCGACCGCGAGCAGGTGGGGGAGGGTGAGCCGTCCGGCGAGGCCGGCCGCGACCAGCGAGGCGTGCAGGCCGGCACCCGCGCCGAGGGAGAGGCGCATCAGCCGCAGCCGGTGGCAGCGGTCGGCGAGCACGCCGGCCGGGAGCAGCATCGCGACCATCCCCACCAGGTACGCCGCCTCCGCGACCGCCGCCCACAGGACCGAGTCGGTCAGTGCGTAGGTCACCAGGGGCAGCGCGAAGGTCATCACCCGGGTGCCCAGCTCGGTGACGGTCGCCCCGATCCAGAGCGCGGTGAAGTCGCGGTTGCGCGCCAGCGAGCGGTAGGAGGTCATTCCCGCACCGTAAGTTGCGCATCTATAGTTGCGCAAGGGTATGTGCGCAATAGGTCCTGCGCATGATCGCTAGGGTGGCGTCATGGTGATGTACGACGACCCGCGGATCCTGCGCGCGATCGCTCACCCCACCCGCAACCGGGTCCTCCACGAGCTGTCCGCCGCCGGCTCGCTGCGCGCCGCCGACATCGCCCGGCTGCTCGACATCCCGGCCAACCAGGCCAGCTTCCACCTGCGGCAGCTGGCGAAGTACGGCCTGGTCGAGGAGGACCCCGACGCCGGGCGCGACCGCCGCGACCGGGTCTGGCGGCTGGTCGACCCCGACGGCATCCGGTTCCGCACCGCCGACATGCTGGCCCAGCCCGGCGGGCGTGCCGCGTACGCCGTCTTCCAGCGCAACACCGTCGCCCGCGGCCGGCACCTCGTCGAGCGCGCGCTCGCCGTCGACGGCACGGACAACCCCGGCCGCAGCGTCTCGGAGTGGTCGCTGCTGCTGAGCGCCGACGAGGCCCGCGCACTGATGGAGGAGCTCGCCGAGGTCGTCGAGCGCCGGCGTGAGGCCGGCCGCGCCCGCGGGCCCGGCGAGGATCGTGAGACCTACTCGGTGTTCCAGCTCATCCAGCCCTATCCGGAGGACGACGTCTGATGCCCGCCCGGCTCAAGCCCGCCCCTGACGGCGACGTGGCGGCCGCCCTGGCCCGCCTCGCGTCCGGTCCGGCCGAGCGCGCGGACCTCCGGCTGCTCACCAAGCACTTCCTCGCGCTCCTGGAGACCCGCGCGCCCGGACGCTCGGTCGAGGTCCGGGTGCCGCCCTACGCCGCCGTGCAGGTGATCGAGGGCGTGCGGCACACCCGCGGCACCCCGCCCGCCGTCATCGAGACCGATGCCGCCACCTGGATCGCCCTCGCCACCGGAGGACTCGGGTGGGCGTCGGCCGTCGCCGACGGCCGGGTGCGGGCCAGCGGCGAGCGGACCGACCTGACGCCGTACCTGCCGCTGGGGTGAGGGGGCTCAGCCCTCCAGCTCGCCGGCCAGGGCCTCGGCCCCGGCGCGGTCCAGGTCGCCCGCGATCTGCACCTTGCCGTCGGTGATCGCCGACTGGATGACCGGCGCGGTGATGATCGTCCCACCCGCGACGATCGCGACCTGCTGTCCCGTCCCGACCAGCTCCCGGGTGAGGTCCGCGAAGGCCGAGGCTGCCTCGTCGTCGAACTCGACCGCGACCGTCCATCCGGTGCCGTCCGCGCCGAGCACCGCCTCCGCGTCGTCGACGCCGCCGACGATGTCCGCCGGCGCGAGCCGGTAGGCCGTGCCCTCGTCGTCGCAGGCGAGCGCCTCCGCCGCCGGGTCCGGCTGGGCGGCGGCGGGACAGGCGTCGGCCGCCATCGCGAGCACCCGGCGGACCTGCACCGGCTCGGCCGGCGTACCGGCGTCGTCGGTGGGGGAGGGGGTCGCGCGGTCGCCCCCGCTGACGCTGTCGTCGCCGTCGTCTCCGCACCCACCGAGGGCGAGGGCGAGGGCCGCCGAGGCGGCGATGGTCACGAGGGTCCGAGAAAGTGCCATGGCCCGATCCTGCCCCCTATGTTGAGAGGCATGTCCGGACCCGTCTCCACCACCGACCTGCGCACGCGCCTCGCCGAGCTCCTCCCGGGTGTCCGATCGGACCTCGAGGCCCTCGTCCGCATCCAGTCCGTCAGCGCCGACCCCAGCCGCCTCGACCAGGTCGAGGTGAGCGCGCGGGCGACCGCCGACCTCTTCGCTGCCGAGGGAGTGGACGTGCAGATCGTGCGCGCCTTCGACGGCGCCCCGCCCGCCGTGATCGGCGAGAAGGTGGGGCCCGCGGGTGCGCCCACGGTGCTCCTCTACGCCCACCACGACGTGCAGCCCGAGAACGACCACGCCGAGTGGGACAGCGCGCCGTGGGAGCCGACCGAGCGCAACGGCCGGCTCTACGGGCGCGGTGCCGCCGACGACAAGGCCGGCATCATGACCCACGTCGCCGCCCTGCGGCTGCTCGGCGACGACCTGCCCGTCACCGTGCGCCTGTTCATCGAGGGCGAGGAGGAGGTCGCCAGCGCGACCCTCCCGCAGCTGCTGGAGAAGTACGTCGACGAGCTGCGCTCCGACGTCATCGTCATCGCCGACTCCGGCAACTGGGACATCGGCGTCCCCGCGCTGACCACCAGCCTGCGCGGCCTGGTCCGGGTCAACGTCGAGGTCCGCACCCTCGGCCACGCCGTCCACCAGGGCATGTGGGGCGGCCTCGTCCCGGATGCCCTGATCACCCTCTCGCGCCTGATCGCCACTCTGCACGACGACGCCGGCACGGTCGCCGTCGCCGGCCTGCACAGCGGCCCGGCCGCCGACATCGACTACCCCGAGGAGCGGCTGCGCGCCGAGTCCGGCGTCGCCGAAGGCGTGGAGTGGATCGGCTCCGGGCCGGCCGTCGAGCGGCTGTGGACCCAGCCCGCGCTCTCGGTCATCGGACTCGACGCGCCCAAGGTCGACGGCTCCTCCAACACCCTCATCCCGTCGGCCCGCGCCCGCCTCGCGCTGCGTACCGCCCCCGGCGAGACCTCTGAGAACGCGCTGGCCTGCCTGCGCGCCCACCTCGAGGCGCACGTCCCCTGGGGTGCCCAGCTCTCGATCGAGGTCGTCGACACCGGCGAGCCGATCGCGCTCGACGTCACCGGCCCGGCGTACGACGCCGCGCGGGCGGCGTTCACCGAGGCCTGGGACGGCACCGCGCCGGTCGACATGGGCGTCGGCGGCTCGATCCCGTTCATCGCGGAGTTCCTGGAGTCCTTCCCCCGGGCCGCCGTGCTGGTCACCGGCGTCGAGGACCCTGACACCCGCGCCCACGGCCCCAACGAGGGACTCCACCTCGCCGAGTTCGAGAAGGTGCTGCTCGCCGAGGCGCTGCTGCTGCGCAACCTCGGCCGTCGTTGAGTTTCCCCGTTCTCGCCGTTGAGTTGCCGCATCCTCGCGCTCGAGTTGCCGCTGTCGAGGTGTCGAGTCTGCGCGGTGCGCAACTCAATGGTGAGGATGCGGCAACTCAACGGCGAGGATGCGGCAACTCAACGAAACAGACCTAAGTAGAGTGATCCGCTAAACTAACTTCCATGACGGTGACGATCCCCTCGACAGCCCCTCGCGCGCGTACCCGGGTGGCGGTGATCGGCGGTGGCGCGAGTGGGGTGCTGACCGCGATCAACCTGCTCGTCCGCTCGCACGACCCCGGCTTCGAGGTCGTGGTCCACGAGGCCAGCGGGATCGTCGGCCGCGGCGTGGCGTACGGCACCAACGACTGGCGGCACCTGCTCAACGTCCGGGCCCGTCACATGAGCGCGTTCCCGGACGCCCCGTCCGATCTCCTCGACTGGGCGCAGCGCACCGGCCGCAGCAGCGACCCGCAGGGCTTCCTCCCGCGCGCCGACTACGCGATCTACCTCCAGGACCGGCTGGCCGACGTCGCCGACGACCGGCTCCGGATCCGGGCCGGGCGGGTGCTCGACGTCGTCCGCACCGGTGCCGGCTTCGAGCTCGTCACCGAGCGGTCCAGGTCGACCGCGGACGCCGTCGTGCTCTGCCACGGGAACCAGCCGCCCCGTCCGCTCGCCACGGCGGACGGGGCGGCGCTGCCCGACGCGTCCTGGCACATCGCCAACCCGTGGGAGCTGGGCCGCCTGCGCACGCTGCCGGCCGACGCGCGGGTCGTCGTGGTCGGCACCGGCCTGACCGGCATCGACACCGCCATCACCCTGCTCGAGGACGGCCCGGCCCGGCACGTCACCCTGGTCAGTCGCCACGGCCTGCTGCCCAAGCCGCACGTCGGCCAGGCCCACACCGCGTGGGTCACCAAGGTCCCCGACGACGCCGTGACCGCCGACGCGATCGCGGCCGCGGTCGCCGAGGAGTGCCGGGCCGCCGTCGAGCGCGGCGTCGGCTGGCGGGCGGTGGTCGACGGTCTCCGCCCGCTCACCCAGGAGCTGTGGCGCCGGCTCCCGCTCGCCGAGCGCCGCCGCTTCCTCGACGTCCACGCCCGCGACTGGGAGGTACGTCGGCACCGGATGGCGCCCGAGGTCGCGCTGCGACTCCAGTCCTACCGGTACGACGACCGGCTGGACCTCCGGGCCGGCGGTCTGCACGCCGTCGTGGACCTCGGTGAGCGGTGTCGGGTCACCCTCGCGCCCGGCCAGGAGCCGGTCGAGGCCGAGGCGGTCGTCAACTGCACCGGCCCGCTCGCCGACGTGCGGCACAGCGGCGACCCGCTGCTGCGCGCTCTCGTCGCCCGCGGCACGGTCGCGCCCGATCCCCTCGCCCTCGGCATCGACGCCACCGTCGACGGCGCCGTCCGCGACGCCGGCGGCCGGGTGGTCGACGGGCTCTTCGTCGTCGGCCCACCGCGCAAGGGCACGCTGTGGGAGTCGACCGCCATCCCCGAGATCCGGGGTCAGGCCGCCCAGGTCGCGACCGCCGTGGTCGAGCGCGCGTCTCGTCGGGTCGCCGCGAACTGAAGGATCGGGAGCCCGGCCGGTAGGCTTGCGCAACGTGTGCGGAGTCTTCGGAGTATGGGCCCCGGGCGAGGACGTCGCGAAGCTGACGTACTTCGGTCTCTACTCGCTGCAGCACCGCGGACAGGAGTCCGCGGGCATCTCGGTCAGCAATGGTCGGCAGATCCTCGTCTACAAGGACATGGGCCTGGTGTCCCAGGTGTTCGACGAGAACACGCTGGAGTCGTTCGCCGGTCATCTCGCCGTCGGTCACTGTCGCTACTCGACGACCGGCGCGAGCACCTGGCAGAACGCCCAGCCGACCTTCCGACCCACCGAGGACGGTTCGATCGCCCTGGGCCACAACGGCAACCTGATCAACACCGCACACCTCGCGGAGCTGGTCAAGGCGCTGCCGAGCGACGACGGCGAGCTCGACATCCACGCCCGCAACCTCGAGTCGTCCACCAACGACACCAGTCTGGTGACCGCGCTGCTCGCCCACCACCCGGACCAGTCGCTGGAGGCCCGCGCGCTGGAGCTCCTGCCGCAGGTCCAGGGCGCCTTCTCCTTCGTGTTCATGAACGAGAACACGCTCTACGCCGCCCGCGACCCCGAGGGCATCCGACCGCTGGTCCTCGGCCGTCTCGAGCGCGGCTGGGTCGTCGCCAGCGAGGACGCCGCGCTCGCCACCACCGGCGCGAGCGTCGTGCGCGAGGTCGAGCCGGGCGAGCTCATCGTCATCGACGAGGACGGCCTGCGCTCCCACCGGTTCGCCGAGCCGCGCCGCAAGGGCTGCGTCTTCGAGTACGTCTACCTCGCCCGCCCCGACGCCACCATCGCCAACCGCAGCGTCCATGAGGCGCGGGTCGAGATGGGCCGCCAGCTGGCCCGCGAGTTCCCCGTCGAGGCCGACCTGGTCATCCCGGTCCCCGAGTCCGGTACGCCGGCCGC
This region of Nocardioides sp. L-11A genomic DNA includes:
- a CDS encoding MFS transporter encodes the protein MTSYRSLARNRDFTALWIGATVTELGTRVMTFALPLVTYALTDSVLWAAVAEAAYLVGMVAMLLPAGVLADRCHRLRLMRLSLGAGAGLHASLVAAGLAGRLTLPHLLAVAVTSGVVAGLFTPAENSAVRRVVARGDLPTALSQQQARQHIASLLGGPLGGALYGVARWAPFAADALTYALGWALLGRVRTDLSPEPRPSSAARSRPLHDLGEGLRFLWTHRFLRILLCWSPAANLVVNALFFVALLRLVEAGFPAWQIGLAETAVGASGILGALAAPALIERLPTGALVLLGAWSFVPLAVPLALWNHPTALALASSVGIFLNPAGNAALGSYRLLITPPELAGRMQATMQVASMLTIPVAPALAGALLTLGGGRDAVLALGALTAVVALVPTLARSVRAVPRPAEWPVPDVPDPSPAPTG
- a CDS encoding helix-turn-helix domain-containing protein produces the protein MVMYDDPRILRAIAHPTRNRVLHELSAAGSLRAADIARLLDIPANQASFHLRQLAKYGLVEEDPDAGRDRRDRVWRLVDPDGIRFRTADMLAQPGGRAAYAVFQRNTVARGRHLVERALAVDGTDNPGRSVSEWSLLLSADEARALMEELAEVVERRREAGRARGPGEDRETYSVFQLIQPYPEDDV
- the purF gene encoding amidophosphoribosyltransferase, whose amino-acid sequence is MRNVCGVFGVWAPGEDVAKLTYFGLYSLQHRGQESAGISVSNGRQILVYKDMGLVSQVFDENTLESFAGHLAVGHCRYSTTGASTWQNAQPTFRPTEDGSIALGHNGNLINTAHLAELVKALPSDDGELDIHARNLESSTNDTSLVTALLAHHPDQSLEARALELLPQVQGAFSFVFMNENTLYAARDPEGIRPLVLGRLERGWVVASEDAALATTGASVVREVEPGELIVIDEDGLRSHRFAEPRRKGCVFEYVYLARPDATIANRSVHEARVEMGRQLAREFPVEADLVIPVPESGTPAASGYALESGIPFGQGFVKNAYVGRTFIQPSQTLRQLGIRLKLNALEHMIRGKRIVVVDDSIVRGNTQRAQVRMLREAGATEVHVRISSPPVKWPCFYGIDFATRAELIANGLDVDEIAASVGADSLGYISLEGMVQATGQPVQTLCTACFTGEYPIELPDESLLGKHLLEATLQPSTHGEALPVFNNP
- a CDS encoding dipeptidase, yielding MSGPVSTTDLRTRLAELLPGVRSDLEALVRIQSVSADPSRLDQVEVSARATADLFAAEGVDVQIVRAFDGAPPAVIGEKVGPAGAPTVLLYAHHDVQPENDHAEWDSAPWEPTERNGRLYGRGAADDKAGIMTHVAALRLLGDDLPVTVRLFIEGEEEVASATLPQLLEKYVDELRSDVIVIADSGNWDIGVPALTTSLRGLVRVNVEVRTLGHAVHQGMWGGLVPDALITLSRLIATLHDDAGTVAVAGLHSGPAADIDYPEERLRAESGVAEGVEWIGSGPAVERLWTQPALSVIGLDAPKVDGSSNTLIPSARARLALRTAPGETSENALACLRAHLEAHVPWGAQLSIEVVDTGEPIALDVTGPAYDAARAAFTEAWDGTAPVDMGVGGSIPFIAEFLESFPRAAVLVTGVEDPDTRAHGPNEGLHLAEFEKVLLAEALLLRNLGRR
- a CDS encoding FAD/NAD(P)-binding protein, whose amino-acid sequence is MTVTIPSTAPRARTRVAVIGGGASGVLTAINLLVRSHDPGFEVVVHEASGIVGRGVAYGTNDWRHLLNVRARHMSAFPDAPSDLLDWAQRTGRSSDPQGFLPRADYAIYLQDRLADVADDRLRIRAGRVLDVVRTGAGFELVTERSRSTADAVVLCHGNQPPRPLATADGAALPDASWHIANPWELGRLRTLPADARVVVVGTGLTGIDTAITLLEDGPARHVTLVSRHGLLPKPHVGQAHTAWVTKVPDDAVTADAIAAAVAEECRAAVERGVGWRAVVDGLRPLTQELWRRLPLAERRRFLDVHARDWEVRRHRMAPEVALRLQSYRYDDRLDLRAGGLHAVVDLGERCRVTLAPGQEPVEAEAVVNCTGPLADVRHSGDPLLRALVARGTVAPDPLALGIDATVDGAVRDAGGRVVDGLFVVGPPRKGTLWESTAIPEIRGQAAQVATAVVERASRRVAAN
- a CDS encoding sterol carrier family protein, which codes for MPARLKPAPDGDVAAALARLASGPAERADLRLLTKHFLALLETRAPGRSVEVRVPPYAAVQVIEGVRHTRGTPPAVIETDAATWIALATGGLGWASAVADGRVRASGERTDLTPYLPLG